The following are encoded together in the Flavihumibacter fluvii genome:
- a CDS encoding tetratricopeptide repeat-containing sensor histidine kinase gives MKKYLLLLFMVSAASTSHAQLQGQPLIDSLITEIAKAKEDTNKVILLNDLSLTYYSINPDDGLKYGQQGLALAEKLNWKLGMAYAYKVIAGNYGYGKSDYARGIEYSLKSLEQFKEIGDKKGMAKILGDMGVIYWFTSDFPNALKYYFDALKIHEEGGVKNEVAATLMNIGIVYNSLEDYPKALDYMLRANKIDEAIGNKSGVAANLGNIGQLYMSLGDTSKALESNVKSLEFYETVGDKNGIARNLGNIATLYTYKKDYARSLEYNEKALDLFEQLGDKNGAAKILADIGNTYLEMAKDKGTAMALQHAKEYTARAITLSGEIGDLNTLLNNYKRLSEIQSLQDDNKGALESYKQYTLFKDSVFNMEKDKKLTETAMRYEFDKKEAATKAAQEQKDNRQRNIRNTIIAGAMLLLLLLIGLINRYRYKQKANQALAAAYDHLKATQQQLIQSEKMAAFGVMASRMAHEIQNPLNFVNNFSEMSKELVENIVTAEDAVDKKETADLLASNLEKIHHHGNRAADIITQLQQHARAGTVQQFFEDENG, from the coding sequence ATGAAAAAATATCTCCTGCTCCTGTTCATGGTAAGTGCAGCTTCGACATCCCATGCGCAATTACAGGGTCAACCACTCATTGATTCATTGATCACCGAAATTGCAAAAGCAAAGGAGGACACCAACAAAGTGATCCTGCTGAATGATCTTAGCCTTACCTATTACTCGATAAATCCAGATGATGGATTGAAGTATGGCCAGCAGGGCTTAGCGCTTGCTGAAAAATTGAATTGGAAACTAGGGATGGCATATGCCTACAAAGTGATCGCCGGAAATTATGGCTACGGGAAATCCGATTATGCCCGGGGGATAGAATATTCCTTAAAATCATTGGAACAGTTTAAGGAAATCGGGGACAAGAAAGGCATGGCTAAAATCCTGGGTGATATGGGTGTGATCTATTGGTTTACATCCGATTTCCCCAATGCCTTGAAATACTATTTTGATGCCTTAAAAATACATGAAGAAGGCGGCGTAAAAAATGAAGTAGCGGCTACACTGATGAATATTGGCATCGTTTACAACAGCCTCGAAGATTATCCTAAGGCGCTGGATTATATGCTAAGGGCAAATAAGATAGATGAAGCAATAGGCAATAAAAGCGGGGTGGCAGCCAACCTGGGTAATATCGGGCAACTCTATATGAGTTTAGGCGATACATCGAAAGCATTGGAAAGTAATGTTAAGTCTCTGGAGTTTTATGAAACGGTGGGGGATAAAAATGGGATAGCCAGGAACCTGGGCAATATCGCCACGCTCTATACCTATAAAAAGGACTATGCCAGGTCGCTGGAGTATAATGAAAAGGCCCTGGACTTATTTGAACAGCTGGGGGATAAAAACGGGGCAGCAAAGATCCTGGCTGATATCGGTAATACTTACTTAGAGATGGCAAAGGACAAGGGTACTGCCATGGCCTTGCAGCATGCAAAAGAATATACGGCACGGGCAATAACCCTATCAGGTGAAATCGGTGATTTAAATACGCTATTGAACAATTACAAGCGGTTGAGCGAAATACAGTCCTTACAGGACGATAATAAAGGCGCACTGGAAAGTTATAAGCAATATACGCTGTTCAAGGATTCTGTTTTCAATATGGAGAAAGATAAAAAACTCACTGAGACAGCCATGCGGTATGAGTTTGACAAAAAGGAAGCAGCTACCAAAGCAGCCCAGGAGCAAAAAGATAATAGACAGCGCAATATTCGCAATACCATTATTGCCGGAGCTATGCTATTATTATTGTTGCTTATCGGCCTGATCAATCGCTACCGGTATAAGCAAAAAGCCAATCAAGCGCTTGCAGCAGCGTATGATCATTTAAAAGCCACCCAGCAGCAATTAATCCAATCAGAAAAAATGGCTGCATTTGGCGTAATGGCTTCAAGAATGGCACATGAAATCCAGAACCCACTCAACTTTGTCAATAACTTTTCAGAGATGTCAAAAGAGTTGGTTGAGAACATTGTTACTGCTGAGGATGCAGTAGATAAAAAAGAAACTGCAGACCTGTTGGCCAGTAACCTTGAAAAAATACATCATCACGGCAACCGGGCAGCCGATATTATTACCCAATTGCAGCAACACGCACGAGCAGGAACAGTGCAGCAATTTTTTGAAGATGAAAATGGATAA
- a CDS encoding endonuclease/exonuclease/phosphatase family protein, translated as MSVDLSNLFSYLQSGGSSTASLRQALPAFEHNCILSRQECNFQLMGQNIGLLVRPAPYLGTNRKGAIRELIEQIEFRSPDIVGICEIFDNDERNQIYKALKTIYVDRRDGPDRNTIIDGRAAKEDGGLLLLSKLPPIEGASILFDDLTGSDWLVNKGVLYIKLQPPGIPFHFNIFYTHMQDIKAFGGEGQTVLYKQLSQLDNFISSKQKEDCVSIVFGDINIPADNPANYQEMMSRLKSPIDLWIATGQQPGTGHTFVPENNFYADADDIPDYRERLDYFLMRVGKKFIPIADGMDVLQLKHNGRDISDHFGIGVAFKEYIQIDYT; from the coding sequence ATGTCAGTTGATTTATCAAATCTTTTTAGTTATCTGCAGTCAGGAGGTTCATCCACCGCATCATTGCGTCAAGCACTACCCGCTTTTGAACACAACTGTATCTTGTCGCGACAAGAATGTAATTTTCAATTAATGGGACAAAACATCGGCCTACTCGTTAGGCCCGCACCTTACCTTGGTACCAACAGGAAAGGTGCAATCAGGGAGCTGATAGAGCAAATTGAATTTCGCTCTCCTGATATAGTAGGAATATGCGAAATTTTCGATAACGATGAAAGAAATCAAATTTATAAGGCGCTCAAAACTATTTATGTAGATAGAAGGGACGGACCAGACAGGAATACCATTATCGACGGCCGGGCTGCAAAGGAAGATGGTGGTTTGTTATTGTTAAGCAAACTTCCGCCAATAGAAGGCGCCAGTATTTTGTTTGATGATCTCACAGGTAGCGATTGGCTTGTTAATAAGGGAGTACTTTATATTAAGTTACAGCCACCCGGAATACCTTTTCATTTTAATATTTTTTATACTCATATGCAAGATATTAAGGCATTCGGAGGTGAAGGGCAGACAGTTCTTTATAAACAACTCAGTCAGTTGGATAATTTCATTAGTTCAAAACAAAAAGAAGATTGCGTAAGTATCGTTTTTGGTGATATCAATATCCCGGCAGATAATCCTGCCAATTACCAGGAAATGATGTCGAGGCTGAAATCGCCAATCGATCTCTGGATTGCAACCGGCCAACAACCAGGTACCGGGCATACTTTCGTGCCGGAGAATAATTTTTATGCCGATGCCGATGACATTCCCGATTACCGCGAGCGGTTGGATTATTTCCTAATGCGGGTCGGAAAGAAGTTCATACCGATTGCTGATGGTATGGACGTTTTACAGCTAAAACACAATGGGCGTGACATATCTGATCATTTTGGCATCGGAGTTGCCTTTAAAGAATACATTCAGATAGATTACACTTGA
- a CDS encoding FtsX-like permease family protein produces the protein MFKNYVKTAFRALNRNRNYAIINITGLAVGIAVCMMIFIIIQFQTSFDNFHPNKDRIYRVLTEYHHEGSAVIDYGKDVPFPLPAGLKSAFPQIEQVAQVWASHNDQLLIPGNNGTTSKSFKEDKGVFFTSPAFFKMFDYPLLAGSYASLNDPNNVLLTKELAEKYFGDWKTALGKTINLEAGGNIFSHGIDVLKVTGILAAIPANTDFQLKLVVSFGTGITEDMAKSTDWTDRTNADFGCFILLPPNTSADNFNQQLRAYAKKAGSPGSRDSHIIQPLNAVHYDTQTGNYSNKTISQDLLNVLWLIAAFILLIACVNFINLATAQAVNRAKEVGVRKVLGSNTAQLQIQFIIETFLIVSVAVLLATVMAIFSLAPVNQLLELSLSFDLLKNPAIILFLLAVTIAVTALAGFYPSVVLSRFNPVNALKRKITANSATGVSLRKGLVVFQFIIAQALIFGTLVTVKQMNYFMDQPLGFDKDAIVNVPFRVDSLRISRLDYLKNRLLDVNGVQAVSFSSNTPVEEGNDMWSAFKFNHATKETDFKAITKFADDGYVSAYKLQLIAGRDLQPSGYTREFLVNESLMKSLGIKNPEDILNKEISMWGDRIKCPVVGVVKDFNNRSFRNDLAPMLITTNVTMYSVAGIKLDTENMPATLESVKTIWEQAFPGFVYDYRFLDDKIENFYKQENQLAQLYKIFSAIAIFLSCLGLYGLAAFMGAQRIKEVGIRKVLGATTGNIVYLFSKEFIILIAIAFAIAAPIAWYFMIQWLQDYVYRISISWWLFATGGLVAVIIALATISSQAIRAAIANPVKSLKSE, from the coding sequence ATGTTTAAAAACTATGTCAAAACCGCATTCAGGGCATTGAACCGCAACAGGAACTACGCTATTATTAACATCACCGGGTTGGCGGTTGGTATTGCCGTTTGCATGATGATCTTTATCATTATTCAATTCCAGACCAGCTTCGATAATTTTCACCCAAATAAAGACCGCATCTATCGTGTATTGACCGAATACCATCATGAAGGTTCGGCAGTTATAGATTATGGGAAGGACGTTCCTTTTCCATTGCCTGCCGGGTTGAAATCGGCATTTCCCCAAATTGAACAGGTAGCGCAGGTTTGGGCAAGCCACAATGACCAATTGCTCATACCCGGCAATAACGGGACAACCTCAAAGTCATTTAAAGAAGACAAAGGTGTTTTTTTTACATCTCCGGCTTTCTTTAAAATGTTTGACTACCCACTGCTTGCTGGTTCGTATGCCTCTTTAAATGACCCGAACAATGTGTTGCTGACAAAAGAGCTTGCAGAGAAATATTTCGGGGACTGGAAAACAGCATTGGGTAAAACGATTAACCTGGAAGCTGGCGGCAATATTTTCAGTCACGGTATCGATGTATTGAAAGTTACTGGCATACTTGCTGCTATACCTGCAAATACTGACTTTCAGCTAAAACTGGTGGTGTCTTTCGGGACAGGCATTACTGAAGATATGGCAAAATCCACCGATTGGACTGATAGGACGAATGCTGATTTTGGTTGCTTTATTTTGTTGCCACCGAATACTTCTGCTGATAATTTTAATCAGCAATTAAGGGCCTACGCCAAAAAAGCGGGATCTCCCGGAAGCAGGGATAGTCATATTATACAACCTTTAAATGCGGTTCATTATGACACACAAACAGGGAATTACAGCAACAAAACAATCAGCCAGGACCTGCTCAATGTATTGTGGCTGATTGCAGCTTTTATCCTCCTGATCGCCTGCGTCAACTTTATCAATCTCGCTACTGCTCAAGCTGTTAACCGGGCGAAGGAAGTTGGTGTAAGGAAAGTACTGGGGAGTAATACGGCTCAATTGCAGATCCAGTTCATCATTGAAACATTTTTGATCGTTTCAGTCGCTGTACTACTGGCAACAGTGATGGCAATTTTTTCATTGGCTCCTGTAAATCAGCTTTTAGAACTTTCGCTTTCATTCGACCTCCTGAAAAATCCTGCTATTATCTTGTTTCTTTTAGCTGTAACAATTGCCGTAACAGCGCTGGCCGGTTTTTATCCTTCTGTTGTTTTATCCCGTTTCAATCCGGTTAATGCTTTGAAGCGTAAAATCACGGCAAATTCCGCAACGGGAGTTTCATTGAGAAAGGGGTTGGTGGTATTTCAATTCATTATTGCCCAGGCACTGATCTTCGGGACACTCGTTACGGTAAAGCAGATGAATTATTTTATGGACCAGCCTTTGGGCTTTGATAAAGATGCCATCGTAAATGTTCCTTTCCGTGTAGATAGTCTTCGTATCAGCAGGCTGGATTATTTAAAGAACAGGTTATTGGATGTAAACGGGGTACAGGCCGTAAGCTTCAGTTCCAATACCCCGGTTGAAGAGGGTAATGATATGTGGAGCGCCTTCAAATTCAACCATGCAACAAAGGAGACTGATTTTAAGGCGATTACCAAATTCGCAGACGACGGATATGTGTCGGCGTATAAATTACAACTGATAGCCGGAAGGGATCTGCAACCTTCCGGATACACCAGGGAGTTTTTAGTGAATGAGTCGCTGATGAAAAGCCTGGGTATAAAAAACCCCGAAGACATCCTGAATAAAGAAATTAGTATGTGGGGCGACCGGATAAAATGCCCGGTTGTAGGGGTGGTTAAAGATTTTAATAACCGGTCTTTTCGCAATGATCTTGCACCAATGCTGATTACCACGAACGTAACCATGTATAGTGTGGCAGGCATAAAACTTGATACGGAAAACATGCCCGCTACCCTGGAATCAGTCAAAACAATATGGGAACAGGCATTTCCTGGTTTTGTATATGATTACAGGTTCCTGGATGATAAAATTGAAAATTTTTATAAACAGGAAAATCAATTGGCGCAGTTGTATAAAATATTTTCAGCCATCGCTATATTCCTTAGCTGCCTGGGTTTATATGGTTTGGCGGCATTCATGGGAGCACAGCGGATTAAAGAAGTGGGAATTCGCAAAGTACTTGGTGCTACTACAGGCAATATCGTTTATTTATTCTCAAAAGAATTTATCATCCTCATTGCAATTGCCTTTGCAATTGCTGCACCCATTGCCTGGTATTTCATGATCCAATGGTTGCAGGATTATGTATATCGCATCAGCATCAGCTGGTGGTTATTTGCTACTGGTGGATTGGTTGCTGTCATTATTGCACTTGCAACGATTAGTTCCCAGGCGATCAGGGCAGCGATTGCAAATCCGGTGAAGAGTTTGAAATCGGAATAG
- a CDS encoding c-type cytochrome codes for MSKSYSHSITGLLFTAICFTGCADNKTGEPATTPTAVAEKPSFGGYETQAKWGEHLVTIAGCNDCHTPKKMTPMGPVDDSTLMLSGHPEALPAPDVDRKAMEGKGLVVTADFTAWIGPWGISYSANLTPDPSGTGSWTEDQFLYALRNSISKGISGGRPLMPPMSMMPVKHMSDDELKAIFAYLRTIKPIKNNSVQPTPPALASK; via the coding sequence ATGAGTAAGTCCTATTCACACTCAATCACAGGCCTGCTATTCACTGCCATTTGTTTTACCGGATGTGCAGACAACAAAACCGGCGAACCGGCCACTACACCAACTGCTGTAGCTGAAAAACCCAGTTTCGGAGGTTATGAAACCCAGGCTAAATGGGGCGAACACCTCGTTACTATTGCAGGTTGCAATGACTGCCATACCCCCAAGAAAATGACACCCATGGGACCAGTGGATGACAGCACTTTAATGTTATCCGGGCATCCTGAGGCATTACCTGCACCAGATGTCGACAGGAAGGCAATGGAAGGCAAGGGATTGGTCGTTACAGCAGATTTTACCGCCTGGATCGGCCCCTGGGGTATTTCTTATTCGGCTAACCTGACTCCTGATCCATCGGGCACAGGCAGTTGGACGGAAGATCAGTTTCTTTATGCGCTAAGGAATAGTATCAGTAAAGGAATTTCCGGTGGAAGGCCACTTATGCCCCCCATGTCCATGATGCCGGTTAAACATATGTCTGACGATGAATTGAAGGCCATATTTGCCTACCTGAGAACCATTAAACCCATAAAAAATAATTCCGTTCAGCCAACACCCCCGGCATTAGCCAGTAAATAA
- a CDS encoding cellulase family glycosylhydrolase — translation MQTIQSFKKYLFYIILFFFTRSAHAHFTGDRSYVSGSSSNSKDSILQPVRVHPDNPKCFLFRGKPMVFLTATEHYGAVMNRPFRYERYLADAAAKGITYTRLFLLFRELQSAQNPYSTCKPESPDYIAPFLRTGPGKALDGELKFDLNQWNPEFFSRLDKFLALASHYGIVVELTLLSNSYEPPVWDLNPVKAENNINGMEKIAWPDYITMRNPKIFDLQKKYVRKIVEVTRRYDNIIYEVCNEPGGNLQGNSKNARPWEVNQWQMQIADVIRDAEKDMPNKHLVAGLEAYNDAPWQQSSDSTFRGLKFDIVNVHPLPNTTYRGKSYYMGDFMSKQLKLRELLNFCLATYNEAKPLNFDEDNVASSYKDYEGWTIDRKRAWVTLLSGAHYDIIDFSIINYSETGTDSSQKYLRTWFKNLSAYMRSIDIVQAKPIANWLKEKPDHLLAAVFAIPGKDYNIYLADERELTDKDAGQPIRGNIRFDLPEGSYEMRTYSPETGLYSPGIKIQGSKDLQFYTPEIHGDIVIRITKIN, via the coding sequence ATGCAGACAATACAATCATTCAAAAAATATTTATTCTATATTATTTTATTTTTCTTTACCCGGTCGGCTCATGCACACTTTACGGGCGATCGCAGTTACGTTTCAGGAAGTTCGTCAAATAGCAAAGACAGTATATTGCAACCAGTCCGGGTGCATCCGGATAATCCGAAGTGTTTTTTATTCAGGGGAAAGCCAATGGTGTTTTTAACAGCTACCGAACACTATGGCGCTGTGATGAACAGGCCATTCCGGTACGAACGGTACCTGGCAGATGCAGCTGCCAAAGGCATTACCTACACGAGATTGTTCCTCCTCTTCAGGGAACTTCAAAGTGCGCAGAATCCATACTCAACCTGTAAGCCGGAATCACCGGATTATATTGCTCCTTTTCTCAGGACCGGCCCGGGCAAAGCCCTGGATGGTGAATTAAAATTTGACCTCAATCAATGGAACCCTGAGTTTTTCTCCAGGCTGGATAAGTTTCTTGCCCTCGCCTCGCATTATGGAATTGTGGTGGAATTAACGCTTTTGAGCAATTCTTATGAACCGCCTGTCTGGGACCTGAACCCGGTAAAAGCAGAGAACAATATCAACGGGATGGAGAAGATAGCGTGGCCGGACTATATCACGATGCGTAATCCCAAAATATTTGACTTGCAAAAAAAATATGTCCGCAAGATCGTTGAGGTTACCAGGCGATATGACAATATCATCTATGAAGTATGTAACGAGCCCGGCGGAAATCTCCAGGGCAATAGCAAAAATGCCAGGCCATGGGAAGTGAATCAATGGCAGATGCAAATAGCCGATGTTATCCGCGATGCTGAAAAAGATATGCCCAATAAGCACCTGGTGGCGGGATTAGAGGCTTATAATGATGCTCCCTGGCAACAGTCATCAGACAGTACTTTTCGCGGGTTGAAATTTGATATCGTGAATGTTCATCCTTTGCCAAATACCACCTATCGTGGAAAGAGCTACTATATGGGTGATTTTATGTCGAAGCAACTAAAACTGAGGGAACTACTTAACTTTTGCCTCGCGACCTACAACGAAGCCAAGCCTTTGAATTTTGATGAGGATAATGTCGCCAGTTCGTATAAGGATTACGAAGGATGGACGATTGACCGGAAGCGGGCCTGGGTAACCCTTTTATCCGGGGCACATTATGATATCATTGATTTCAGTATCATCAACTATTCCGAAACAGGCACAGACAGTTCACAAAAATACCTGAGGACCTGGTTTAAAAATTTGTCAGCCTACATGCGAAGTATTGACATCGTGCAAGCAAAACCGATTGCGAACTGGCTGAAAGAAAAACCGGACCATCTATTAGCGGCAGTATTTGCGATACCGGGGAAAGATTACAATATTTACCTGGCGGATGAACGGGAGCTGACCGATAAGGATGCAGGCCAACCGATTCGAGGCAATATCCGGTTTGACCTTCCAGAAGGATCGTATGAGATGCGTACTTACTCACCAGAAACCGGATTGTATTCCCCCGGGATAAAAATCCAGGGATCAAAGGATCTCCAGTTTTATACACCAGAAATTCATGGGGATATTGTTATCCGGATCACGAAAATTAATTAG
- a CDS encoding FAD-dependent oxidoreductase, translated as MLPISLAAWELVQAGHEVIVVEARNRSGGRVQTLREGFTDRYIQPLLDGVKDTAISDSLAPPSPIREQ; from the coding sequence TTGTTGCCAATTAGTTTAGCTGCATGGGAACTCGTACAGGCAGGTCATGAAGTGATCGTGGTTGAAGCCAGAAACCGGTCTGGCGGTCGTGTGCAAACACTACGCGAAGGTTTCACCGACAGGTATATCCAGCCCTTACTGGATGGGGTGAAGGATACTGCCATTTCGGATTCACTTGCCCCACCATCGCCAATACGTGAACAGTAA
- a CDS encoding DUF2306 domain-containing protein, whose protein sequence is MTITKKIYWKAFWTSIIILSAYYLYRAILFRFYQEGIGQTFWDKQFLFIFHLLTAILPLALGPLQFWNWFRNRYTNWHRLLGKIYIVGSLLGGISAFILGVLQPYEGSIVPVVILSLLWLFMTTAAWVTIRNKNIKAHRLFMIRSYTLALTFVWLRILSDLVYKHNLLFFIKREEIKDTTYEWMSWVLPILLVELFISWIPSMKHKNNFR, encoded by the coding sequence ATGACGATCACTAAGAAAATATATTGGAAAGCTTTTTGGACTTCAATTATCATTTTAAGTGCGTACTACTTATACCGGGCGATACTTTTTAGGTTTTACCAGGAAGGAATCGGACAAACATTTTGGGATAAACAATTCTTGTTTATTTTTCATTTACTAACTGCAATACTTCCTTTAGCGTTAGGACCTCTTCAATTCTGGAACTGGTTTCGTAACCGATATACAAACTGGCACAGGCTATTAGGTAAAATTTATATTGTTGGTAGTTTACTTGGTGGTATTTCAGCTTTTATACTTGGTGTTTTGCAACCTTACGAAGGATCAATTGTTCCCGTTGTGATCCTATCTCTTTTATGGCTCTTTATGACTACTGCAGCCTGGGTAACTATCAGGAATAAAAATATCAAAGCGCATCGCCTTTTTATGATTCGCAGCTATACGCTTGCCTTGACTTTTGTATGGCTCCGTATATTGAGCGATTTAGTGTATAAACACAACCTGTTATTTTTTATAAAAAGGGAAGAAATAAAGGATACCACTTATGAATGGATGAGTTGGGTATTACCCATTTTACTGGTAGAGTTATTTATTTCGTGGATACCGTCAATGAAACATAAAAACAACTTTCGCTAA
- a CDS encoding CocE/NonD family hydrolase: protein MKNFILSIAIIIFYLSPASAQDIDILSGVKIKLRDGVQLNATVYKPHGQKEALPVILQLTPYISDTYHPRGTYFAKNGYVYAIVDTRGRGSSEGVFDPLMQEAKDGYDIVEWLATQKYCNGKLTMWGGSYSGYNQWATAKELPPHLKTIVPVAAVKPGVDFPIVDNVSYPYVIQWLTYTNGKTGNGLLFNDKSYWTAKFSERFQQDLPFKSLDTLVGNPSAIFQKWITHPAYDDYFKSMSPTPAQYAQINMPILSITGHYDSDQPGALTFYKEFMQYASPSAKNNHFLIIGPWDHAGTRTPKKEVGGLTFGNACLLDMDALHKQWYDFTLKNGAKPEFLQNKVAYFVSNKNTWKYASSLGEIGKDKQSLYLNTTSNGLHNVVQSAILQSNTPQSNAPAEYTYDPLDKTLGSIDFGMTGRPDNYLTDQSLAYGIGNAGVIYHSAPFEKETEVSGFFELKAYIETDVKDVDIRAIVFEVKADGSGVLLTTQTIRARFRDNLEMEKLLKPGEINLFHFNHFPFISRAIEKGSRLRLIISSPNSIFVQKNYCSGGVIANETVKDAHTAHIKVYNDSKHQSVLVLPVVND from the coding sequence ATGAAGAATTTTATTCTATCCATTGCAATAATTATTTTCTACCTCTCTCCGGCATCGGCACAGGACATAGACATTTTATCCGGGGTTAAAATAAAGTTGCGGGATGGGGTTCAACTGAATGCCACCGTGTATAAACCCCACGGACAAAAGGAGGCTTTACCTGTTATTCTCCAGTTAACTCCCTACATCAGCGATACCTATCATCCACGGGGGACTTACTTTGCCAAAAACGGATACGTCTATGCTATTGTTGATACCAGGGGCAGGGGTAGTAGCGAAGGTGTTTTTGACCCACTTATGCAGGAAGCTAAAGATGGCTACGACATAGTGGAATGGCTTGCCACACAAAAATATTGCAACGGAAAACTAACCATGTGGGGTGGCTCCTATAGCGGCTACAACCAATGGGCAACTGCCAAAGAATTGCCGCCGCATTTGAAAACGATAGTTCCTGTCGCAGCTGTGAAACCAGGGGTTGATTTTCCAATCGTGGACAATGTCAGTTATCCGTATGTGATTCAATGGTTGACGTACACCAATGGAAAAACAGGCAATGGTCTCCTGTTTAATGATAAATCATATTGGACGGCCAAATTTTCAGAACGTTTTCAGCAGGATTTACCTTTCAAAAGTTTGGATACCCTGGTCGGTAATCCCAGTGCAATATTTCAGAAATGGATAACGCATCCTGCATATGATGATTATTTCAAAAGCATGTCGCCTACTCCTGCCCAGTACGCCCAAATAAATATGCCAATATTAAGTATTACGGGACATTACGATAGTGACCAGCCTGGTGCTTTGACGTTTTACAAAGAGTTTATGCAATATGCCTCACCCTCCGCCAAAAACAATCACTTCCTCATAATAGGCCCCTGGGACCATGCCGGTACAAGAACGCCAAAGAAGGAAGTTGGGGGTTTGACTTTTGGTAATGCCTGCCTGCTTGATATGGATGCCTTACACAAACAATGGTACGATTTCACTTTAAAGAATGGCGCAAAACCAGAATTCTTACAAAACAAGGTAGCCTATTTTGTTTCCAACAAAAACACCTGGAAATACGCTTCTTCACTTGGGGAAATTGGCAAGGACAAACAAAGTTTATACCTGAATACTACCAGTAACGGTCTGCACAATGTGGTACAATCAGCAATTTTACAATCAAATACCCCGCAAAGTAATGCCCCGGCAGAATATACCTACGATCCTCTGGACAAAACACTGGGTTCAATTGATTTTGGGATGACTGGCAGGCCCGACAATTATCTGACCGACCAAAGTCTTGCTTATGGAATTGGCAATGCAGGCGTAATTTATCATTCGGCTCCTTTTGAAAAGGAAACCGAAGTTTCCGGATTTTTTGAACTTAAAGCATACATTGAAACTGATGTAAAGGATGTGGACATTAGGGCAATTGTGTTTGAAGTAAAGGCTGACGGTTCAGGTGTACTATTGACCACTCAGACAATCCGGGCAAGGTTTAGGGATAATTTGGAAATGGAGAAATTGCTCAAACCAGGGGAAATCAATCTGTTTCATTTTAATCACTTTCCCTTTATCTCACGAGCGATAGAAAAGGGCAGCAGGCTGCGTTTAATTATTTCCTCTCCGAACTCGATCTTTGTGCAGAAAAATTATTGTAGCGGCGGTGTGATAGCAAACGAAACAGTAAAAGATGCACATACTGCACATATTAAAGTTTACAACGACAGCAAACATCAAAGTGTATTGGTTTTGCCGGTCGTTAATGACTGA
- a CDS encoding Crp/Fnr family transcriptional regulator, with product MENKLLKYFQRIMPLSLEEIEAIVETMTVRQYKKGTVLLKEGQISTEVYFVLEGCVRQYYLVDGEEKTNNFFTDEQWVISMQSFGQRNPSTHYVDCCLDSKLVVGNREKEEGLYKRFPKFETVSRKVMEKVFAEQQEIMSSYTTDTAEQRYLKLLKTRPDLFQKIPQYQIASYIGVKPESLSRIRKRLLLK from the coding sequence ATGGAAAATAAGCTGCTTAAATATTTTCAAAGAATTATGCCGCTTTCACTGGAAGAGATTGAAGCTATTGTTGAAACTATGACTGTCAGGCAGTATAAAAAAGGAACTGTTCTGCTTAAGGAAGGACAAATTTCTACCGAAGTCTATTTTGTTCTGGAAGGTTGTGTCAGGCAATATTACCTGGTTGACGGTGAGGAAAAAACCAATAACTTCTTTACAGATGAACAATGGGTTATTTCTATGCAAAGCTTTGGCCAGCGTAATCCTTCTACGCATTATGTAGATTGTTGCCTGGACAGCAAACTGGTGGTTGGAAATAGGGAAAAGGAAGAGGGTCTTTACAAACGGTTCCCAAAATTTGAAACTGTTTCGAGAAAAGTGATGGAGAAAGTTTTTGCGGAGCAACAGGAAATAATGTCTTCATACACAACAGATACCGCAGAACAGCGGTACTTGAAATTATTAAAAACAAGGCCTGACTTATTTCAAAAAATCCCGCAATACCAAATCGCAAGCTATATTGGCGTAAAACCGGAATCACTCAGCCGAATTAGAAAAAGACTGCTTTTAAAATAA